A region of Anoplopoma fimbria isolate UVic2021 breed Golden Eagle Sablefish chromosome 24, Afim_UVic_2022, whole genome shotgun sequence DNA encodes the following proteins:
- the LOC129113815 gene encoding odorant receptor 131-2-like: MSFASQPQTNITAGLQYQGLLERLMLSTLTTLPCCVFLFINGFMLFTLRSKLVFRETSRFILLFNLLCADTMQMALSQIMYLLSICRIRLTYPVCGFLVNVLTLTNKISPLTLVVMSLERYVAVCFPLRHTTIITMRNTAVAIFVVWFFSSLNILTRVILMLDFPFEDLESLQMKDFCGALVIFLGPMSEHYDNAFTYFLFGSASVVITSTYIAVMIAARSASTDKASAQKARNTLLLHLVQLGLSLSSTLHNLLLVTFSKFLTRIEFVRILYVFYVFFIILPKCLSSLIYGLRDQTIRYALLYHLCCRLTSQQRLKCHPKTLC, from the coding sequence ATGTCGTTTGCATCTCAACCTCAGACCAACATCACTGCTGGACTGCAGTATCAGGGGTTACTGGAAAGATTGATGCTGTCCACTCTGACAACATTACcatgctgtgtgtttctcttcattAATGGGTTCATGTTGTTCACCTTGAGGAGCAAATTAGTGTTTCGTGAGACATCCCGTTTCATTCTTCTGTTTAACCTTCTTTGTGCGGACACTATGCAGATGGCACTGAGCCAGATAATGTACCTACTGTCTATTTGTAGAATAAGGCTGACATATCCTGTATGTGGATTTCTCGTCAATGTCCTCACTCTAACAAACAAAATCTCCCCTCTCACGCTGGTGGTGATGTCTCTGGAGAGGTATGTGGCTGTGTGCTTCCCACTGAGGCACACTACCATCATCACCATGAGAAACACAGCGGTGGCTATCTTTGTGGTTTGGTTTTTCAGTTCACTTAATATCCTCACACGAGTTATTCTAATGTTGGATTTTCCATTTGAAGACCTGGAGAGCCTGCAGATGAAAGACTTTTGTGGTGCACTTGTAATTTTTCTTGGGCCAATGTCTGAACATTATGATAATGCCTTCACTTATTTTCTCTTTGGATCAGCTAGTGTTGTAATCACTTCCACCTATATTGCTGTGATGATAGCAGCCAGGTCGGCCTCCACAGACAAAGCTTCAGCCCAAAAGGCTCGTAacacgctgctgctgcatctggtGCAGCTGGGCCTCAGTCTCTCCTCAACTTTGCACAACTTGCTCCTTGTAACCTTCTCAAAATTTTTGACAAGGATAGAATTTGTGCGCATcctgtatgttttttatgtattttttattattctcccCAAGTGTCTGAGTTCTCTCATCTATGGACTCAGAGACCAGACCATCCGATACGCCCTCCTGTACCACTTATGTTGTCGACTGACATCACAGCAAAGGCTGAAGTGTCACCCTAAGACACTTTGTTAA
- the LOC129113816 gene encoding odorant receptor 131-2-like, translating into MSFASQPQTNITAGLQYQGLLEILVFSMMSTVPCCVFLFINITMLFTLRSKAVFRETSRFILLFNLLFADTVQMALSQTLYLMAAFRIRLIYPVCGVLAMLADLTNDISPLTLVVMSLERYVAVCFPLRHTTIITMRNTAVAIFVVWAFSSLNILTRVILLLDFPFEDLESLQMKDFCNNVALFLGPMSEHYDNAFTYFLFGSASVVITSTYIAVMIAARSASTDKASAQKARNTLLLHLVQLGLSLSSTVYNPILIALSKFVTRIVLVRIQNVFYVCIFIFPKCLSSLIYGIRDQTIRPVLINHLCCGLKLSVVPAKVQVST; encoded by the coding sequence ATGTCGTTTGCATCTCAACCTCAGACCAACATCACTGCTGGACTGCAGTATCAGGGGTTACTGGAAATTCTGGTGTTTTCCATGATGTCTACAGTGCcatgctgtgtgtttctcttcattAACATCACCATGTTGTTCACCTTGAGGAGTAAAGCAGTGTTTCGTGAGACCTCCCGTTTCATTCTTCTCTTTAACCTCCTTTTTGCAGACACTGTTCAGATGGCACTGAGCCAGACACTGTACCTAATGGCTGCTTTCAGAATAAGGTTGATCTATCCTGTATGTGGTGTTCTTGCCATGCTTGCTGATCTAACAAACGATATCTCCCCTCTCACGCTGGTGGTGATGTCTCTGGAGAGGTATGTGGCTGTGTGCTTCCCACTGAGGCACACTACCATCATCACCATGAGAAACACAGCGGTGGCTATCTTTGTGGTTTGGGCTTTCAGTTCACTTAATATCCTCACACGAGTTATTCTACTGCTGGATTTTCCATTTGAAGACCTGGAGAGCCTGCAGATGAAAGACTTTTGCAATAACGTAGCTTTGTTTCTTGGACCAATGTCTGAACATTATGATAATGCCTtcacttattttctgtttggatCAGCTAGTGTTGTAATCACTTCCACCTATATTGCTGTGATGATAGCAGCCAGGTCGGCCTCCACAGACAAAGCTTCAGCCCAAAAGGCTCGTAacacgctgctgctgcatctggtGCAGCTGGGCCTCAGTCTCTCCTCAACTGTTTACAACCCCATCCTCATAGCTCTTTCAAAATTTGTAACAAGGATAGTGTTGGTGCGCATccagaatgttttttatgtgtgcatTTTCATCTTTCCCAAATGTCTGAGTTCTCTCATTTATGGCATAAGAGATCAGACCATCAGACCTGTCCTCATCAACCATCTATGTTGTGGACTGAAACTCTCAGTTGTCCCAGCCAAGGTCCAGGTCTCAACCTAG